A single window of Nocardia sp. NBC_01327 DNA harbors:
- a CDS encoding IclR family transcriptional regulator domain-containing protein: MSDDHTVVGRVVAITDAIAAAAGPLTLAALTHGTGIPKPTVRRIANDLVRHHVLEATPAGYRLGPRLSYYGFRAGRAEGLSVVVPPYLRDLSLRAHGEVSWCGEFFRGELDFRQLVFGHEYRADISSQTWPSSALLGPSFALTAGGRLQSAFDDALSEQLAQTGCRPLTRYSATAPRELRLLLEQARATGLAYEREQVTLGWSCVAAVILDAEERPLGVIGLTGRSSVAAQRSTQRALIAAADAIGRELRSARRGPRVVE; encoded by the coding sequence ATGTCCGATGATCACACGGTGGTCGGCCGCGTCGTCGCCATCACCGACGCGATAGCGGCCGCTGCCGGGCCGTTGACGCTCGCGGCGCTCACCCATGGCACCGGTATTCCCAAGCCGACTGTTCGCCGCATCGCCAACGACCTGGTGCGCCATCACGTACTGGAGGCCACTCCCGCGGGCTACCGGCTCGGACCGCGGCTGTCCTACTACGGATTCCGTGCCGGGCGTGCGGAGGGTCTCTCCGTCGTGGTGCCGCCGTACCTGCGGGACCTGTCGTTGCGCGCACACGGCGAGGTCAGCTGGTGCGGGGAATTCTTCCGCGGTGAACTGGACTTTCGCCAACTGGTTTTCGGTCACGAGTACCGCGCGGACATCAGTTCGCAGACGTGGCCGTCGAGTGCCCTGCTCGGCCCGAGTTTCGCGCTGACCGCCGGTGGGCGACTCCAGAGCGCCTTCGACGACGCGCTCAGTGAGCAACTCGCGCAGACCGGTTGCCGTCCGCTGACGCGATACTCGGCAACCGCACCCCGTGAACTGCGGTTGTTGCTCGAACAAGCCCGCGCCACCGGACTGGCCTACGAACGTGAACAGGTCACGCTGGGGTGGAGTTGCGTGGCGGCGGTCATCCTCGATGCCGAGGAACGGCCCCTGGGGGTCATCGGACTAACCGGACGCAGTTCCGTTGCCGCCCAGCGCTCGACGCAACGCGCGCTGATCGCCGCGGCCGATGCCATCGGGCGCGAACTCCGATCCGCCCGGCGCGGCCCCCGTGTCGTTGAGTGA
- a CDS encoding GTP-binding protein, whose product MASENFDNSRPLAASVKILIAGGFGVGKTTMVAALSEITPLRTEELITELSAGVDDLRGVEGKTTTTVALDFGRITIDQNLVLYLFGTPGQDRFWFLWDELARGALGAVVLADTRRLEGSFAAIDFFERRGVAFTVAVNCFEGAPVYTPVEVRDALDLDENIPVLLCDARDRASAKNVLMALVEYLITKAAAPGGQLITP is encoded by the coding sequence ATGGCATCCGAAAACTTTGACAATTCCCGGCCCCTGGCCGCCTCGGTGAAGATTCTCATCGCGGGTGGGTTCGGCGTCGGCAAAACGACTATGGTGGCGGCGCTCAGTGAGATCACGCCGCTCCGCACCGAAGAGCTGATCACCGAACTCTCCGCGGGCGTGGACGATCTGCGCGGCGTGGAGGGCAAGACCACCACCACGGTGGCCCTGGACTTCGGTCGTATCACCATCGACCAGAACCTGGTGCTCTACCTGTTCGGCACGCCCGGACAGGACCGATTCTGGTTCCTCTGGGACGAATTGGCGCGCGGTGCGCTGGGCGCGGTCGTCCTGGCCGACACCCGGCGGCTCGAAGGCTCGTTCGCGGCGATCGACTTCTTCGAACGCCGCGGCGTGGCATTCACGGTGGCGGTGAACTGCTTCGAGGGCGCGCCGGTCTACACCCCGGTCGAGGTCCGCGACGCCCTCGACCTCGACGAGAACATCCCGGTGCTGCTCTGCGACGCCCGAGATCGCGCCTCCGCCAAGAACGTTCTCATGGCGCTGGTGGAATACCTGATCACCAAGGCCGCCGCACCCGGCGGCCAGTTAATCACCCCCTGA
- a CDS encoding DUF742 domain-containing protein: MARPGDHWFDDAAGPLVRPYARTGGRTMGAAHDLDMLTSVVVPNAAPPLRRVEPEYGDIVRLCRLPLSVAEVSAALRLPLAVTKILVGDLISDGILNFRSPVSDAGPGDLNILRAVLDGIRKL, from the coding sequence ATGGCTCGGCCGGGGGATCATTGGTTCGACGACGCCGCTGGGCCGCTGGTGCGCCCGTACGCGCGCACCGGCGGTCGAACCATGGGCGCAGCGCACGATCTCGACATGCTCACATCGGTGGTGGTTCCCAATGCGGCGCCACCGCTGCGACGTGTCGAACCTGAGTACGGCGACATCGTCCGCCTGTGCAGACTCCCGTTGTCCGTCGCCGAAGTGTCTGCCGCGCTGCGGCTTCCACTGGCAGTGACCAAAATCCTCGTCGGCGACCTCATCTCCGACGGCATCCTCAACTTCCGGTCACCGGTCTCCGACGCGGGGCCCGGAGACCTCAACATTTTGCGAGCTGTACTCGATGGCATCCGAAAACTTTGA
- a CDS encoding roadblock/LC7 domain-containing protein, whose translation MTTSNAGDLNWLLDDLVDRLAGVRHAVVHSTDGLLLGRSSAMSREDAEHFGAMSSTLYGLARSAGSRFDGGGVRQAVIELDRAVLFVTAAGSNACLALQASEQANLGMVAYEMNLTVQRVGTYLSTTPRHHLAGQVNPRIS comes from the coding sequence GTGACCACCTCAAACGCTGGTGATCTCAACTGGCTACTCGATGATCTGGTGGATCGGCTCGCAGGCGTGCGACACGCGGTGGTGCACTCCACCGACGGGTTGCTGCTGGGACGCTCGTCCGCCATGAGCAGGGAGGACGCCGAACACTTCGGCGCCATGTCCTCCACCCTCTACGGTCTCGCCCGCAGTGCGGGCAGCCGTTTCGACGGCGGCGGCGTCCGCCAGGCGGTCATCGAACTCGATCGCGCCGTCCTGTTCGTGACCGCGGCCGGCAGCAATGCCTGCCTGGCGCTGCAGGCCAGCGAGCAGGCCAACCTCGGCATGGTCGCCTACGAAATGAATCTGACGGTGCAGCGCGTCGGCACCTACCTGTCCACCACGCCGCGCCATCATCTGGCCGGACAGGTCAACCCCCGGATCTCATGA